The genomic segment GTCATGCCGAGCTCCGAGCTCTCCAGAGGACGTGGAGGCCCGCGCTGCATGAGCATGCCTCTGGTCAGGGAAGAGATCTAGTCTAGTCGACCGGTCCATTTCGTCTAACTTTATTCTTGCACTTCGTCTCGTTTTTTTCTTCGAAAGGTGGTCCGTTTCTTAAATGTCCGACGATAGAAAACTGGGCTTTTTCGCCCTCGTGGCTTTGGTCGTGGGGTCGATGATCGGTGGAGGGGTTTTCAGCCTCCCCTCCGACATCGCCCAAGGAGCTCATCCGGGAGCTATTCTGTTAGGATGGCTCATCACAGGCGTTGGTATGATCTCTCTCGCCTTGGTGTATCAGAGCCTGGCGTCCAGAAAGCCCGATCTGGACGGCGGAGTCTACAGCTATGCCAGGGCCGGTTTCGGCGAGTATATAGGGTTCAACTCGGCCTGGGGGTATTGGATAAGCGCCTGGTTGGGAACCGTGGCCTTCATAACCCTGCTGTTCGGCGCAATAGGATATTTCTTCCCCGTCTTCGGAGAGGGAAACAACCTCGCCTCGATTCTAGGAGGTTCTTTGATCCTGTGGGGAGTCCATTTTCTGGCCCTCAGAGGCGTTAGGGAGGCGGCTTTGGTCAATCTGGTGACCACTATAGCCAAGCTGGTTCCCCTTATCGTTTTCTTGGTCCTGGTCACCCTGGGCTTCAAGGCCGACCTCTTCAGCTCCGATTTCTGGGGCACCGGAGGGGCCTTCGAGTGGAGTTCCGTCATGGCTCAGGTCAAGAGCACTATGATGGTGACCCTCTGGGTGTTCATAGGCATAGAGGGGGCGGTCGTCGTCTCCGGAAGGGCCAAGAACCGCAAGGACGTCGGGACCGCGACTCTGGTCGGTCTGGTCGGGACCTTGATAATCTACGTCCTCGTTTCGATCACGTCTCTAGGGGTTATGGCCCGTGGAGATCTGGTGGGGCTGCCAAATCCCACCACCGCCTATATACTGGAGTCCGTCGTGGGGCCCTGGGGCGCCACCTTGATAAATCTGGGGCTGATAGTGTCCCTCCTGGGAGCCATCCTCGGCTGGACCCTCCTGGCCGCCGAGACTCCCTACGTGGCGGCGAAGGACGGCGTTCTTCCCAGGCTTTTCGCCAAGGAGAACGCCAACGGAGCCCCCGTCGCCTCTCTGTGGATAACGAACGGTCTGATTCAGATTTTTCTGGTGTTGATCCTCTTCTCCAGCGGGACATATCAGGCGGTGTATACCATAGCCAGTGCTGCCATCCTCATACCCTATATGTTCAGTGCTCTGTACCAGTTCAAGCTGGTCGTCACAGGCGAGACCTACGGTCCGGAAGAGTCTCGTGTCGGCGATCTCGCGATAGGGGCGATAGCCTCGGTTTACTCCTTCTGGCTGATCTACGCCGCTGGGCTGGACTATCTCTTGATGTGTGCCGTACTTTACGCTCCGGGGGCTTTTTTCTTCTGGAAGGCAAAGTACGAGTCGGGGAAGTCGGCTTTCTCTCCATCGAACTTCCTGATATCCGGAGGTCTGTCCGTCGCCGCCGTTTTGGCCCTGACCCTGATGTACAAAGGGGTCATAAGTCCTCTGTAGTATGTTCGATTTTTCTAGTATAATCGATGACGTAATCCTTTTAAATAACGGTTTCCTCTGTGATGGCGAGGCCGTTTTCGGAGATTTTATGTATCCGTGAAGGAGGACGATCTATTACGATGGAAAATCGAATAAGAGAACTGCTGTTGGATCTATGTTCGGTTAAGAGCGTGTCCGGAACGTCCGGCGAGTCGGAAATGGGGTGGAGAATCCATTCCATTTTGGCTAAGTTGTCCTGTTTCTCCGGCGAGAGGTCGGGGAACCTGAAAACGATAGACTGTGACGGTCGCCCCGCCGTGCTGGCCTTTATGGAGGCGTCCGGCGGATCTTCCGTCACGTTGGGGCTGACCGGGCATTTCGACGTGGTCAGCGCCTCCGTTTACGGTGACTTTGCCGAGGTGGCCTTCGATCCCGAAAGAATAACAGCCGATATCGCCATGAGGGAGCTTTCCGAGTCGGTCCGGAAGGATCTGGACGAGGGATGGCTTTTCGGGCGGGGAACCGCCGATATGAAGTGTGGCCTGGCCGTCCATATGGCGCTGATGGAAAAGTGGGATCGTGAGGGCGCCCCCTGTAACGTGCTGTTTCTGGCGGTCCCCGACGAGGAGAACCTGTCTCTCGGCATGAGAAAGGCCGTTCCCGAGGTAGCCCGTTTTCTGGAGGAAAGGGGCCTGAGCGTGTCGGCCTGGGTCAACGGAGAGCCCACAGTAGGTGCCAAGGGCTCTAGCTGGCCGGTTCACCGTGGGTCCATAGGCAAGGCCATGGGTTTCGTCCTTTCCGTGGGGGTGGGATCCCATGTGGGAGAGTTCTTCAAGGGAATAAGCGCCGTTCAGATAGCAGGTCAGATAAACTCCCATCTGGAGGGAGGCCCCGAGTCGGCTGATCGGTTGGGCGATCTGATTTTTCCTCCCGCCGCCTGTCTGGGACTGGAGGCGTTGAGGGACGGTTACTCCGTTACACTCTACGACAGGGTGATGGCCCGTTATAACCTTCTCTACTGTTCCCGTTCTCCCGAGGAGCTTTTGAAGGTTCTCCTGAGCTCCGCCAGAGAGGGGCTGGCCAGGGCGATAGATCTGACCTCATGGTCCGCCAGAAAACTGGGCGGCAGCCTGTCCCTTCCGGAGTCGCAGGTGATGACCCTTTCCGAGCTGAGAAAGGTCGCAGGAGAGGCCGATCCCGTCGGAGGGAACGTCTCGGGCTCCCCGGTAGACGTCGCCGCGGCGGAGGTGCTGTCTCTTCTGGACAAAAGCGGTCTGGAGGGGCCAATGGCGGTCGTAGGCTTTCTGCCTCCGTTATATCCTCCAACCGTGGCGGTCGACGACGAAGCCGAAGGGCGGTTGGATCGAGCTCTGGCGGCGGTGTTCGACCTCGCCAGGGAGAGGGGATACGAACCTGCGAGGGAGCCGATTTTCGAGGGCATCTCCGATCTAAGTTATCTCGGTCGTGCCGTCGGGAACGGCGATATGTCCGTCCTGAAGGAGAACATGGCGGGATGGGGCGATCTCTACGACGTGCCCTTCGAGGCCATGAAGGCGGTGCAGGCCCCGGTCTGCAACCTGGGACCCTTCGGCAAGGACGTACACAAGGCCACCGAGAGGCTGGAGCCCCACTTCGCCTTCTCCGTCCTGCCCGACCTGGTGGAGAGACTGGCAGTGGAGTTGGCTCGGTCCAGGGCTTGACAGGTCGTCTGGTAGCTGTATAATACGGTTCAAGTTATTTTCAATATGGCTAAAGGCGATGAACCGGAAGCTCACAGGACTGAACGCGTACGACCAGAGAGAAGCCTCCATCGGCTGGAAGGGGCTTTGGACGCTGTCTTTTGGGATAAGGCCCGGCGAGCCGGAACGGAAAGGCCCTTAGGCCGTAGTACGTTTCCCGGTTGACCTCCGTCAAAGGGTCCGAGCGGGGCGTTTAGACGTCCAAGCAGGGTGGTACCGCGGGTATTCAAGACCCGTCCCTACAGTAGGGACGGGTCTTTTTTTTATACTTTCGGTGGTGCTATGCTTGGGATGTAGACGTCCAAGCAGGGTGGTACCGCGTGTCTTTTACGAAGGCTCGTCCCTGAATGGGATGGGTCTTCGTTTTTTTGTTCCGATGGATTTTATCTTATCAGAGAGATGATGCGAGGTGGTGGGGTTTATGAGCGGTATGGTTTTCGACGGGTGCGACGTGACCGAGTTGGCCGAGAGGTTCGGCACGCCCCTTTACGTGATGTCCGAGACGGAGCTAAGGCGGAGGATGAGGGCGGTCAAGAGGGCCTTTTCCGAGAGGTACGAAGACGTGGAAGTTCTCTACGCAGGCAAGGCCTTTCTGCCCAGGGCGATGTGCGCCCTGGTGAAGTCCGAGGGGTTGGGGCTGGACGTGGTTTCCTCCGGCGAGATCCATACGGCGGTGAGCGTCGGTTTCCCCATGGAGCGGGCCTATTTTCACGGCAACAACAAGACCGCCGAGGACATGGCTATGGCCATGGACGTCGGAGTGGGACGTTTCGTGGTGGACAACCGGGACGAGCTGGACCTTTTGGCCAGTATGGCCGAGGAAAGGAAGACAGAGGTCTCCGTGCTGTTCCGCCTGGCTCCCGGGGTCAGCGGCGACACCCATCGCTATATCCAGACGGCCCACACGGACTGCAAGTTCGGTATGCCCCTTCTGGGTGAGGGACTGAGGGACTGCGTCGAGACGGCTATGAAGGCTCCCTACGTTAAGCTGCTGGGGTTCCACTTCCACGTAGGGTCCCAGCTGATGGAGAACAGGGCCTATCTGGAGGCCCTGGAGGTTCTGGGAGATCTTATGAAAACCCTAAGAGAGGAGATCGGCTTCGAGACTAAAGAGCTCAACGTCGGAGGGGGCATAGGCATACCCTACGGCAAGGATCAAAGAGAGGTGGACCTGGACTCCTTCCTGGGCTGCATAGTTGAGACCGCCGAGAGGATCTGTTCCGAGAGACGGATGCCAAGGCCCAAGTTGGTGATAGAGCCGGGCAGATGGATAGCCGGTCCGTCTGGCATAACCCTGTACCGGGTCGGTACGGTAAAGGAGATACCGGGGATAAGGACCTACGTCAGCGTCGACGGAGGCATGGCGGACAACCCCAGGCCCTCCCTGTATCAGGCCGAGTATCGATGTGTTCTGGCGAACAGGATGGACGATCCGGCCGATTCGGTGGTGACGGTGGCAGGCAGATGCTGCGAGTCCGGCGATATCCTGATAAAGGACGCCGAGCTGCCTCTCCCCGAAAGGGGCGACGTCGTGGCGGTATTCGACACAGGAGCCTATAACTTTTCCATGGCGAGCGGATACAACAGGCTCAAACGCCCGGCGGTGGTTCTGGTCAAAGACGGCGAGGCACGGTGCATCGTTGAGCGTCAGTCCTTCGACGATCTGATAAAAGGCGAATCGGTTCCGGAGGATTTGCTTTGATATTTCATTTTTTCAGGAGGTTATAGTTATGAGATCGATCTACCGTTTTTCTTCCGCCCTGGTCCTGTCTCTGGCATGGGCCCGGTGTGCTTTCGCCGCCGACGGCGTCGTTCCCGACTTCGGCGTGTTGTCCCTTCTTCCTCCCGTCATAGCCATAGGCCTGTGCGTGGTGACAAAGGAGGTAATCCCCGCCCTCTTCGTAGGTTCCTGGGTGGCCGGAACCATGTTGGCCGGATGGAATCCGGTGGTGGGCTTCGGCAACGCGGTCGAGTCGCTCTGGAACGGTTTGGGCGATCCCTGGGGGGCCAGGATAGTCCTTACCTGTCTCACCATGGGAGGCCTGGTCGGGGTCATGCAGGTCGGAGGAGGGGTGGACGCGGCGGTGCGGTGGCTCTCCAAGAAGATCTCCAGCAGCAGACGTGCCATGTTCTTCACCGAGCTGTCCGGGTTCGTCATCTTCTTCGAGGACTACGTCAACACCGCCGTGGTGGGGACGACGATGGCCCCAGTGTCCGATCGCTACAGAGTGTCCAAGGAGAAGCTCTCCTACATAGTGGACAGCACGGCGGCTCCTATCGCCTGTATAGCCGGGATCTCCTCCTGGGTGGCCTATATGGTGGGCCAGATAGGTATGCAGTTCAACGAGCTTGGCATAGAGGCGTCGGCCTACGTGACCTATCTGAAATCCATCCCCTTCGTCATCTACAACGTGGTGGCGCTGGCCTTGCTGACCTACGTGGTGCTCTCCGGCAGGGATTTCGGCCCCATGCTGACGGCGGAGAGGCGGGCAAGAAAGACCGGAAAGCTTCTGAGGGAGGGAGCTCAGCCTCTGAGTTCCACCGACGCCGACCCGGATCTGTCCCCTGCGGACGAGACTCCCAGGAGGGTGATAAACTTCGTCCTTCCCCTGTTTTTCCTTATAGGGA from the Dethiosulfovibrio russensis genome contains:
- a CDS encoding Na+/H+ antiporter NhaC family protein, whose translation is MRSIYRFSSALVLSLAWARCAFAADGVVPDFGVLSLLPPVIAIGLCVVTKEVIPALFVGSWVAGTMLAGWNPVVGFGNAVESLWNGLGDPWGARIVLTCLTMGGLVGVMQVGGGVDAAVRWLSKKISSSRRAMFFTELSGFVIFFEDYVNTAVVGTTMAPVSDRYRVSKEKLSYIVDSTAAPIACIAGISSWVAYMVGQIGMQFNELGIEASAYVTYLKSIPFVIYNVVALALLTYVVLSGRDFGPMLTAERRARKTGKLLREGAQPLSSTDADPDLSPADETPRRVINFVLPLFFLIGTIFSMLVITGGWPNVGLAEAIGEGSSSKALVYGAFGGTFMTIVLYSLQGLAPLSSMFRGFMKGAQSIFVGSLILIFAWGIGSAIKSVGTAGYIVSVAGDILSPGWIPLLTFFVGAVISFCTGTSYGTMGILMPIVVPLVASVSANGGVDPMTHMVPTIGAVFAGAVWGDHCSPISDTTIMSSMFSGADHMDHVNTQAPYAMLAAVGAGAGYVGVAMGLGAPLCLLLAVTVALVSFHVISSPVEDYRPEQAFARSVSTGSAD
- the lysA gene encoding diaminopimelate decarboxylase, which produces MSGMVFDGCDVTELAERFGTPLYVMSETELRRRMRAVKRAFSERYEDVEVLYAGKAFLPRAMCALVKSEGLGLDVVSSGEIHTAVSVGFPMERAYFHGNNKTAEDMAMAMDVGVGRFVVDNRDELDLLASMAEERKTEVSVLFRLAPGVSGDTHRYIQTAHTDCKFGMPLLGEGLRDCVETAMKAPYVKLLGFHFHVGSQLMENRAYLEALEVLGDLMKTLREEIGFETKELNVGGGIGIPYGKDQREVDLDSFLGCIVETAERICSERRMPRPKLVIEPGRWIAGPSGITLYRVGTVKEIPGIRTYVSVDGGMADNPRPSLYQAEYRCVLANRMDDPADSVVTVAGRCCESGDILIKDAELPLPERGDVVAVFDTGAYNFSMASGYNRLKRPAVVLVKDGEARCIVERQSFDDLIKGESVPEDLL
- a CDS encoding M20/M25/M40 family metallo-hydrolase — translated: MENRIRELLLDLCSVKSVSGTSGESEMGWRIHSILAKLSCFSGERSGNLKTIDCDGRPAVLAFMEASGGSSVTLGLTGHFDVVSASVYGDFAEVAFDPERITADIAMRELSESVRKDLDEGWLFGRGTADMKCGLAVHMALMEKWDREGAPCNVLFLAVPDEENLSLGMRKAVPEVARFLEERGLSVSAWVNGEPTVGAKGSSWPVHRGSIGKAMGFVLSVGVGSHVGEFFKGISAVQIAGQINSHLEGGPESADRLGDLIFPPAACLGLEALRDGYSVTLYDRVMARYNLLYCSRSPEELLKVLLSSAREGLARAIDLTSWSARKLGGSLSLPESQVMTLSELRKVAGEADPVGGNVSGSPVDVAAAEVLSLLDKSGLEGPMAVVGFLPPLYPPTVAVDDEAEGRLDRALAAVFDLARERGYEPAREPIFEGISDLSYLGRAVGNGDMSVLKENMAGWGDLYDVPFEAMKAVQAPVCNLGPFGKDVHKATERLEPHFAFSVLPDLVERLAVELARSRA
- the arcD gene encoding arginine-ornithine antiporter yields the protein MSDDRKLGFFALVALVVGSMIGGGVFSLPSDIAQGAHPGAILLGWLITGVGMISLALVYQSLASRKPDLDGGVYSYARAGFGEYIGFNSAWGYWISAWLGTVAFITLLFGAIGYFFPVFGEGNNLASILGGSLILWGVHFLALRGVREAALVNLVTTIAKLVPLIVFLVLVTLGFKADLFSSDFWGTGGAFEWSSVMAQVKSTMMVTLWVFIGIEGAVVVSGRAKNRKDVGTATLVGLVGTLIIYVLVSITSLGVMARGDLVGLPNPTTAYILESVVGPWGATLINLGLIVSLLGAILGWTLLAAETPYVAAKDGVLPRLFAKENANGAPVASLWITNGLIQIFLVLILFSSGTYQAVYTIASAAILIPYMFSALYQFKLVVTGETYGPEESRVGDLAIGAIASVYSFWLIYAAGLDYLLMCAVLYAPGAFFFWKAKYESGKSAFSPSNFLISGGLSVAAVLALTLMYKGVISPL